From Dehalococcoidia bacterium, one genomic window encodes:
- a CDS encoding helix-turn-helix transcriptional regulator: protein MDTEGRSFSALVKEMRRQLALSQEDLARQLGVSYATVNRWENGQSVPSKLAKAQLKAFCEKMIERGKLTLSANMIDFADLGPDQD, encoded by the coding sequence ATGGACACAGAGGGTCGAAGTTTTTCGGCGTTGGTAAAAGAGATGCGGCGTCAGCTCGCCTTGAGCCAAGAGGACCTGGCTCGGCAGCTCGGCGTCAGCTACGCAACCGTCAACCGGTGGGAAAACGGACAATCCGTGCCCTCAAAACTCGCCAAGGCCCAACTGAAAGCCTTCTGCGAAAAGATGATCGAACGAGGCAAGTTGACGCTGTCTGCAAACATGATTGATTTCGCAGACCTGGGCCCCGATCAGGATTAG